The genomic region GGGTACGGGTTCGTTAAATCTTCATCCCGAATATTTCGTGCAGGAGTACATCAAGGTCTTCGCGTGTTGCACCGGCAAAGCCGTTTTCGAGGAATCGGTTGATCCCTTTGTTTTCATGGTGGATCAGGGGGACGATTTTTATCCCGGTAATCTCGGACATAAAGTGTGACGTATCTCCCTCTTCATACGCGTGCAGGAGGATTGAGCGGGAAAAGTTGTTCAGGATATGATAGTAAATGTGCAAAAATTCCGCTTCGAGGACTTTGAGGCCGTAGAGATGGGTAACGAGCTTGTTTTCATGGCTGGCGATCGGATGGACTTTATCCGGTTTGACTGTTATACCCACTTCTTCTTTGATCTCCCGCACCAGAGCTTCCAGTAGGCTCTCACCCTCATCCACCGTCCCTCCCGGGAACCCCATCCGTCCGTCCCATCGGTCGATCATGATGAGTGCGGGGCATTTCAGATGCTGCATATCGTCTTTGAAATATCTCCATGGGGAAATCGCATCGACATAGATGGCCAGAAATACGGCATTTTTTTTCTTTGGGTTTGTTTGGCCGAACGGCACTCGCTGTGTTTTCATACGGTTGGATCTTCATTGAGAATATGGGTGAGTCTCTGCGCAAAAACGTGCGGGGAGACATTGGTAGGGAGAAGATAACGGATATGAATTTTTTTGACCTGTTCCATAAAGCTTTCACTTACATTGTCTACGACTAAAACGACATTGCTCTTTTGCATAATTCCATGTGATTTTAACATTTTGATCAATGGTTTCAAACCTGATATCTGTTGATCGATGAAAAGGTAATGGGGTACTTCTTTCATGAGCGATTCGACCATTTTATCATAATTCATTGTTGTTTCCAGATCGATGTATTTGTCGATTGAGGTGATAACCGATTTGAGCCGCATCGCATTTTCGACCTCTGTCGTCAAATAAAGAATTTTACGGCGGTGCAGGTTTTCAAGATAGGGGACAAGTGCGGCCAGTTCCTGCTGCTCTGCGGAAAAATTTTCATGGTTTAGCGATTGCAGATAGTATTTGAGGTATGTTAAGCTTGAGAGCTGACCTTTGACATAGGATTTTTGAAAATGCATTTTAATCGGTTTGGAATCTCTGGCATATTGCCATAACGAAACATCAAAGACATAGGCGGCTTTATTCAATAAATCGGTAATTTTCTGATCAAAAATAATGGCTTGAACCGCGTATTTCTTGGCAAAACTCTCTTCATTTTCAGTGATGATCATGTCAATAAATTGGATAAGTTTGAAATTTTCCTCTTCCTGCGATCTTTTGGCATGGATTTCGTCGACGATAATCCCTTTCGCCTTTTTCATTCTTTCTTGAATAATGAGATAATAGTCAGATGCCTCAGGCGTTTTTTTGATGTGATATTCCAGTTTGGCGATTGCAGCCTCCGCAACCGCTATGTTGGAATTGTGGTGTTCTATAGCGCTTTTATTGGATTCAACTCTCTTCTGAGCGTGTACGAATTCATCGTTACGACTGAGAAAAAGGTCGTAAAATGCTTTTTTGATCTGTTTGGATTTTTGCTTGAAGGCATCGTAAATCTCGCTTAACGACATCAAATCTTTCAGAATATCGGTTACCTGCGCGTTTTTTAGATCCAGATCCAAGTCGACGAGATTGTTATAGGTGGTGAGGAGAAAGCGGCGCAATTTTATAAAATCGATACTGTTCGGTGCATTCTCGTATCGGGTAAACGATTTTAGGGAATGATTGATTGTAGTGAAATAATCAACAATGGCACTTTCGGTACTGAAGAAAAGTTGGGCAGATTCATCGCCCTCTGTTTTATTGTCCGAAACCGACTCTATCCTCATGTCAACAACCAATACATTAATTTGATAGAGAAAAACAAATATATTATGGCATTGTTTTATTTAAAAATAGGAAATGTTTTTTTTACACATTTTTTACACACTTTAGCCATGATACCGTTCACTTATTCTCTCTATAGGAGATTTATCATGCGTTTAGCTCTTTTCATCTTAGTGTTTGCGGCTACGTTTACCTTTGCGGATACAAAAAAATTTATGATCGATCTGAAAACCGGTGATATGGAATCGTTTAGCAATCAGCTGTTGATCGGGGTTCCCGGAACGATCGATTATTTTACCGCTCAGGGAGATACGGTCGACGTGGCAGTCGTTATCCATGGCGAAGCCTATAAGTTTTTCGTCCAAAATCTCGAAAACACCCAGTACGGCGTGGATAAAAAATTGGTTGAAAACCAAGAAGCGATCCATAAACGGCTCGAAGAGATCGAAAAGAAATACCATATCCATTTGGATATCTGCATGTCGGGAATGCACAAAAAAGGGATTTTGAGTGAAGATCTATACCCATTTGTCACACCGATCAAATCGGCGATGGTCGGGTTGGTAAAATGGCAGAATGCAGGGTACGCCTATATCCCTGCCCACTGATAAAAGAACTTTTAAGGGATTTTACTTTATAATTCCCCAGTGATGCGGGAATAGCTCAGTTGGCTAGAGCGTCAGCCTTCCAAGCTGAATGTCGCGAGTTCGAGTCTCGTTTCCCGCTCCACTCTCTTTCTTTTTAAAACAATCCTTTTTTTATTTATACCATCGTTTTTCGTAACACATCGATCGGCATTACAAACATCGCTTTAAACAGCGGCGATACCCGTGTCGTTTTATCATCGATCACTTCCAATGCACTAAAACTAAACCCTTCGCCGTCAGCGGAATTTGTCGGGGTAACCGTAAATGTGAGCGGTTTGAGGGTGCGGATCATGTTGAGGATATTTTTGTGACGTTTGTCTTCTGCGGGAAGGAGGATATTGCCGTCTTTGGTACGTACTTTCGCCGATTCGACCAACAATCTCCAGTTATCGGCATGGAGTGTTTTATTCCACGTCATGACACCATTGGAGTAGTTGATTTGTTTTTTTTCACCGACGATAATCCCCTCTCGGGTGGTTCGGATCGTTTCGGCAAGAGTGAGAAAAAAGTTTTTGCCTCCGACGGAATCGGCACATTCGCGCAAGAGTTCACCCAATGGTTGTTCAGTAGTCATAAAATTATCCTTTTCTTTATCCTCATCATATCCAAATAACGGTTCGAA from Sulfuricurvum sp. harbors:
- a CDS encoding DsrE family protein, with the protein product MRLALFILVFAATFTFADTKKFMIDLKTGDMESFSNQLLIGVPGTIDYFTAQGDTVDVAVVIHGEAYKFFVQNLENTQYGVDKKLVENQEAIHKRLEEIEKKYHIHLDICMSGMHKKGILSEDLYPFVTPIKSAMVGLVKWQNAGYAYIPAH
- a CDS encoding NUDIX hydrolase; this translates as MKTQRVPFGQTNPKKKNAVFLAIYVDAISPWRYFKDDMQHLKCPALIMIDRWDGRMGFPGGTVDEGESLLEALVREIKEEVGITVKPDKVHPIASHENKLVTHLYGLKVLEAEFLHIYYHILNNFSRSILLHAYEEGDTSHFMSEITGIKIVPLIHHENKGINRFLENGFAGATREDLDVLLHEIFGMKI